In Vagococcus hydrophili, one DNA window encodes the following:
- a CDS encoding ABC transporter substrate-binding protein, which produces MEKKWLFGMTAVIAMTLTACGSNKTEAPKEKKDKDTFTYAISGDPTSLNPINVGDRWGLTTTNMIFSPLVRIEGDGTQKMELAKEVTPSEDGKSVTVKLKDDIKWSDGEKLTADDVIFTYEQKVKKENGNADSLWIDDKPIAFEKVDDTTVKFNFPSVSAAAMNNIATETYIIPEHVYKDEPDFSVNELKAKPVGTGPYKLTNYKRGEYLQFEANDTYYGGKVNVPKVNLRIISNADTTKVALQKGEVDASYILPNNIEDIKKSDVATYEYSENRVGYMGVNNNSDKLKDVKVRQAIFYALNKEELNKAGYLDAKYYDNVYSILPPNNPYATDKVEKYDTDVEKSKKLLKEAGAEDLKINLAFSSDDPVQTIQATLMQQQLQKAGITLELTGGDSAAYFAEMQKPETKKYDLFMGGYIMGNDPDLYSSLFKTGGSSNYFHYSSDKTDKLFNAGVVELDDAKRKDVYADLQKQIADDAVFYPIVDSKKVLAVNKAVKDVEKAGLIPIYTFEDLSKLSIK; this is translated from the coding sequence ATGGAAAAAAAATGGCTTTTCGGAATGACTGCAGTTATCGCGATGACGTTAACGGCATGTGGTTCTAATAAGACAGAAGCACCAAAAGAAAAAAAGGATAAAGATACGTTTACCTACGCAATTAGTGGGGACCCAACGTCACTTAATCCAATCAATGTGGGAGATAGATGGGGATTAACAACAACTAATATGATTTTCTCACCACTTGTCCGCATTGAAGGAGATGGCACTCAGAAAATGGAGTTAGCCAAAGAAGTGACACCAAGTGAAGATGGTAAGTCAGTTACCGTTAAACTAAAAGACGATATCAAATGGTCAGACGGTGAAAAATTAACAGCGGATGATGTTATCTTTACCTATGAACAAAAAGTGAAAAAAGAAAATGGCAATGCGGATAGTTTATGGATTGATGATAAACCTATCGCATTTGAAAAAGTAGATGACACAACTGTTAAGTTTAATTTCCCTTCTGTGAGTGCCGCAGCAATGAACAATATCGCCACAGAAACGTATATTATTCCAGAGCATGTTTATAAAGATGAACCAGATTTTTCAGTCAATGAATTAAAAGCTAAACCTGTAGGAACTGGTCCTTACAAATTAACGAATTACAAACGTGGTGAATATTTGCAATTTGAAGCCAACGATACATATTATGGCGGCAAAGTGAATGTTCCTAAAGTAAACTTGAGAATTATTAGTAATGCAGATACAACGAAAGTGGCTCTTCAAAAAGGCGAAGTGGATGCTTCATACATCTTACCTAATAACATTGAAGACATTAAAAAATCTGATGTAGCAACGTATGAATACAGTGAAAACCGTGTTGGCTACATGGGTGTTAACAATAACTCGGATAAATTAAAAGATGTGAAAGTTCGCCAAGCAATATTTTACGCTTTAAATAAAGAAGAATTAAACAAAGCAGGTTACTTAGATGCTAAATATTATGACAATGTGTATTCTATTTTGCCACCAAATAACCCATACGCAACTGATAAAGTCGAAAAATACGACACTGATGTTGAAAAATCTAAAAAATTATTAAAAGAAGCCGGTGCAGAAGATTTAAAAATCAACTTAGCTTTCTCTTCTGATGATCCTGTTCAAACGATTCAAGCAACGTTAATGCAACAACAATTACAAAAAGCAGGTATCACCTTAGAACTTACTGGTGGGGATAGTGCAGCCTATTTTGCTGAAATGCAAAAACCTGAAACGAAGAAATATGATTTATTCATGGGTGGTTACATCATGGGTAATGATCCTGATTTATATTCTTCATTATTTAAAACAGGTGGTTCTTCTAATTACTTCCACTATAGTAGTGATAAGACAGATAAATTGTTTAATGCAGGTGTTGTTGAATTAGATGATGCTAAACGTAAAGATGTTTATGCTGATTTACAAAAACAAATTGCTGATGATGCTGTCTTTTATCCAATCGTAGATAGTAAAAAAGTATTAGCAGTTAATAAAGCAGTTAAAGATGTAGAAAAAGCTGGTTTAATTCCAATTTATACATTTGAAGATCTTTCTAAATTATCAATCAAATAG
- a CDS encoding ABC transporter permease, protein MAKYILKRVLQVIPLLFIVSFIVFSLIHLAPYDAIDSITTPNMSKETVEILRQRYGLDQPFLVQYFMWLKQILTGDFGHSLVSQQSIAQELAIRIPNTIKLILPAYITALIIAIVLGLVAGANKGKFLDKFIDGICSVGISMPTFWFAMLMIYFFGYKLNALPIIGMHTVGNEDSFLDFLQHFIMPYIVLTVAFFPDLTRYVRSSTMLQLSEDYVMVQQSFGASKKEIFFRHVSKNVLLPIVTQIGLALPMLVTGAIITESIFGWPGIGPYLMSATKALDFPIIMAVMLLSATLVILGNLLSDILYTIVDPRISQGDK, encoded by the coding sequence ATGGCTAAGTATATTTTAAAAAGAGTCTTACAAGTAATCCCACTTCTTTTTATTGTTTCATTTATCGTGTTCTCATTGATTCATTTAGCACCTTATGATGCAATCGATTCAATCACAACACCTAATATGTCGAAAGAAACGGTGGAGATATTAAGACAGCGTTATGGATTAGATCAACCCTTTTTAGTTCAATATTTTATGTGGTTAAAACAAATTCTAACTGGAGACTTTGGACATTCTTTAGTGAGTCAACAAAGTATCGCTCAAGAATTGGCAATTAGAATTCCAAATACGATTAAATTGATTTTACCAGCTTATATCACAGCCCTTATTATTGCGATTGTTCTAGGTTTAGTAGCTGGAGCAAATAAAGGTAAATTCCTTGATAAATTCATCGACGGGATTTGTTCTGTTGGAATTTCAATGCCAACATTTTGGTTTGCCATGTTAATGATTTACTTCTTTGGATATAAACTAAATGCCTTACCAATTATTGGTATGCATACGGTTGGAAATGAAGATTCTTTTCTTGATTTTCTCCAACATTTCATTATGCCTTATATTGTTTTAACTGTGGCATTTTTCCCAGACTTAACTCGTTATGTGAGGTCTTCCACAATGTTACAATTATCGGAAGACTATGTCATGGTTCAACAGTCATTTGGAGCAAGTAAAAAGGAAATCTTCTTTAGACATGTGAGTAAAAACGTCTTGTTACCAATTGTGACTCAAATTGGTTTAGCCTTACCAATGCTTGTAACAGGAGCAATTATTACTGAAAGTATTTTTGGTTGGCCAGGCATTGGACCATATTTAATGAGTGCCACTAAAGCACTAGATTTCCCAATTATTATGGCAGTTATGCTCTTATCGGCAACTTTAGTGATTTTAGGGAATTTATTATCGGATATTTTATATACGATTGTTGATCCTCGGATTAGTCAGGGGGATAAGTAA
- a CDS encoding ABC transporter permease — translation MKEKKWLNILKENKTYWFPIIFLVGLTLLALIAPLLPIDPNATDVAQMSSPPSFKHVFGTDEVGRDYFIRVVYGSRISLLVGVLAMLASTLIGTVIGIVSGYFGGWIDSLLMRIVDILSSIPWLVLVIVLSVLLKPGLVTIIFVIGCFSWMSISRLIRAETLSVKEREYVIYAQFIGEKDSKIIMKHIFPAVLPTLIVAATGSISSAIMTESALSFLGIGIQPPVASWGSLLQNAQASLQQAPYMAVLPGLFIILTVFSFNSLGNYLRELTSVEG, via the coding sequence ATGAAAGAAAAGAAATGGTTGAACATTTTAAAAGAAAACAAAACATATTGGTTCCCGATTATCTTTTTAGTCGGCTTAACACTGTTAGCATTAATCGCGCCACTTCTGCCAATTGATCCTAATGCAACAGATGTAGCGCAAATGTCATCTCCGCCAAGTTTTAAACATGTTTTTGGGACAGATGAAGTCGGGAGAGATTACTTTATTCGGGTGGTTTATGGTAGTCGGATTTCCCTTCTTGTGGGTGTCTTAGCGATGTTAGCTTCAACACTGATAGGAACAGTGATTGGGATTGTTTCAGGTTATTTTGGTGGTTGGATTGATAGTTTGTTGATGCGAATTGTCGATATCTTGTCTTCAATCCCTTGGTTAGTTTTAGTGATTGTACTAAGCGTATTGTTAAAACCAGGTTTAGTAACAATTATTTTTGTGATTGGTTGTTTTTCATGGATGAGTATTTCTCGTTTAATTCGAGCGGAAACCTTATCTGTTAAAGAAAGAGAATATGTGATCTACGCCCAATTTATTGGTGAAAAGGATTCTAAGATTATTATGAAACATATTTTCCCAGCTGTTTTACCAACTTTGATTGTGGCTGCAACAGGAAGTATTTCTTCAGCGATTATGACCGAATCAGCTTTAAGTTTTCTTGGGATTGGTATTCAGCCTCCAGTGGCATCTTGGGGAAGTTTACTACAAAATGCCCAAGCGAGTTTACAACAAGCACCGTACATGGCAGTTTTACCAGGTTTATTTATTATCTTAACCGTCTTTTCATTTAATAGTTTAGGTAATTACTTACGTGAATTAACGAGTGTGGAGGGATAA
- a CDS encoding ABC transporter ATP-binding protein encodes MTENILEIKHLAVSVNKKNKDAIRIIKGIDLTIPKGEIVGIVGESGSGKSMTMKSLMKILPENGHTTYDSFYFDGVNQEGKKERIPAAMIFQDPMTSLNPLRTIGYHLIEVVQRKQKVNKKEAEKLALKELEKVGINLPEKRMNQYPHELSGGMRQRVMIAMALLAKPKLLIADEPTTALDVTIQAQILELIRNLQKEEDLSVILVTHDFGIVAGMCQSIRVMYDGKIVEEGQIDEVFYEPAHPYTKELLKAIPTGDKGQTLYSLSSYKETTEEREQAEMYVLSNTHRVLGNGGESHE; translated from the coding sequence ATGACAGAAAATATTTTAGAAATTAAACATTTAGCAGTTTCAGTTAATAAGAAAAATAAAGACGCTATTCGTATTATCAAGGGGATTGATTTAACAATTCCTAAAGGAGAAATTGTTGGAATCGTTGGTGAATCTGGTAGCGGAAAAAGTATGACCATGAAAAGTTTAATGAAGATTTTACCGGAAAATGGTCATACAACTTATGATAGTTTTTACTTTGATGGAGTGAATCAAGAAGGTAAAAAAGAACGGATTCCAGCAGCAATGATTTTTCAAGACCCAATGACGTCTTTAAATCCTTTAAGAACGATTGGCTATCATTTAATCGAAGTAGTCCAAAGAAAACAAAAGGTCAATAAAAAAGAAGCAGAAAAATTAGCCTTAAAAGAGTTGGAAAAGGTAGGTATCAATTTACCTGAAAAAAGAATGAACCAGTACCCACATGAACTATCTGGTGGAATGCGACAACGGGTAATGATTGCGATGGCTTTACTGGCTAAACCAAAATTATTGATTGCAGATGAGCCTACAACAGCTTTGGATGTGACAATTCAAGCACAGATATTAGAGTTGATTCGAAATCTTCAAAAAGAAGAAGATCTTTCAGTGATTCTTGTGACCCATGACTTTGGAATTGTTGCTGGTATGTGTCAAAGTATTCGCGTGATGTATGACGGTAAAATTGTGGAAGAAGGTCAAATTGATGAAGTCTTCTATGAGCCAGCACATCCTTATACAAAAGAGCTGTTAAAAGCTATTCCAACAGGAGATAAAGGACAAACCTTGTATTCTTTAAGTAGTTATAAGGAAACCACAGAAGAAAGAGAACAAGCTGAAATGTACGTTTTATCAAATACTCACCGTGTGTTGGGAAATGGAGGAGAAAGTCATGAGTAA
- a CDS encoding ABC transporter ATP-binding protein: MSNELIRVENIKRYFPVKNNFGQVKTVVKAVDNVSLTIKKGETLGLVGESGSGKTTLGRSILQLETIDEGQIYFKDQSLITSSKEEKKQLLKEMQIIFQDPYSSLNPRMTALDLVLEPLLLQFSKTEALEKAKAILTKVGFTEEMFSKYPKEFSGGQRQRIGIARAVVVKPEFILCDEPISALDVSIQAQVINLLVDLQKELGLTYLFISHDLSMVRYISDRIAVMYLGKLVELGPAEKIFSEPQHAYTKRLLQAIPIADPKKARAAQAENEMNHLEEIDTSNQTEWVEISPEHFVLKER, encoded by the coding sequence ATGAGTAATGAATTAATCCGCGTAGAAAACATTAAACGTTATTTTCCAGTCAAAAATAATTTTGGACAAGTCAAGACCGTGGTGAAAGCCGTTGATAATGTATCTCTAACAATCAAAAAAGGGGAAACATTAGGTTTAGTAGGCGAGTCTGGAAGTGGCAAGACGACTCTAGGTAGAAGCATCTTACAACTAGAAACAATCGATGAAGGTCAAATCTATTTTAAAGATCAATCCCTAATTACAAGTAGTAAAGAAGAAAAGAAACAGTTACTAAAAGAAATGCAAATTATTTTTCAAGATCCTTATTCATCTCTTAATCCGAGAATGACAGCTTTAGATCTTGTTTTAGAGCCTTTACTTTTACAATTTTCTAAAACGGAGGCTTTAGAAAAGGCAAAAGCAATACTTACTAAAGTTGGCTTCACTGAAGAAATGTTCTCAAAATACCCAAAAGAGTTTAGTGGGGGACAACGTCAAAGAATTGGTATCGCTCGAGCTGTCGTTGTGAAACCTGAATTCATTTTGTGTGATGAGCCAATTTCAGCTTTGGATGTCTCTATTCAAGCTCAAGTAATTAACTTACTTGTTGATTTGCAGAAAGAATTAGGCTTAACTTATCTTTTCATCTCTCATGATTTATCCATGGTGAGATATATTTCAGATCGAATTGCTGTGATGTATTTAGGGAAGTTAGTTGAACTTGGACCAGCTGAAAAAATATTTAGTGAACCTCAGCATGCCTATACTAAACGATTATTACAAGCCATTCCCATTGCAGACCCTAAAAAAGCAAGAGCTGCTCAAGCAGAAAATGAGATGAACCACTTAGAAGAAATAGATACAAGCAATCAAACAGAATGGGTTGAAATTAGCCCAGAACATTTTGTTTTAAAGGAGAGATAA
- a CDS encoding OsmC family protein, with product MSVDKIELIQGEKGMELPVATGNWVMLRNEGYSPVQSMVGAIGACGAYVYQSILESSRIEYVFEKVEIEYERDTEIQSEPLKEVKINFFVKVDEKSQGRAERGLKLISKHCPVMQSLDPRIKVVEEVNFI from the coding sequence ATGTCAGTCGATAAAATTGAATTAATTCAAGGAGAAAAAGGAATGGAGTTGCCTGTTGCTACGGGTAACTGGGTAATGCTTAGAAATGAAGGTTACTCACCTGTTCAAAGTATGGTTGGAGCAATCGGGGCTTGTGGCGCTTATGTTTATCAAAGTATTTTAGAGAGTTCAAGAATTGAGTACGTCTTTGAAAAAGTTGAAATTGAGTATGAAAGAGATACAGAAATTCAAAGTGAACCTTTAAAAGAAGTTAAAATTAATTTCTTTGTTAAAGTTGATGAAAAAAGTCAAGGACGAGCAGAGCGAGGATTGAAGTTAATTAGTAAACATTGCCCAGTCATGCAGTCTTTAGATCCGAGAATTAAAGTGGTAGAAGAAGTTAATTTTATTTAA
- a CDS encoding TrkH family potassium uptake protein, translated as MFKKKWSLFQLRRDGHRFVNTHLSTIQIIFTYYVLMTIVSFFLLSLPFFQKEGADVSAFDMLFMAVSTVSVTGLSTFNINEVFNQRGIVLLEILFQIGGLGIMMFSTFFFILSRKRISLKRRQLIMTDMNSPKLSGSVRLIKNTVYTLLIIQFIFGIIFSLRFYFSGHHPTIGEATFQGFYQAISAVTNSGFDVTGSSATPYSQDYLFITILILLIMVGGIGFPVIMEIKEWLTYKRYQTGFPFRFSLFSKLAISIYLILFVFGTLAIYLLERNHLFSEMPEIQKWMSSMFYSTTTRNAGLQMNDLNDFQTPTLLLFSMLMFIGCSPSSVGGGVRTTTIAILGLYMLSFIKSEDNVTIFSRRIDDRDIKKAVVVFNLSIAMCFFAVLILSITEEHSMIAIIVEVASAFGTTGLSLGITDDLTLIGKLTIAVLMFIGRIGMLYTLMVFVPKERQDHGYLFPTEKIIIG; from the coding sequence ATGTTTAAGAAAAAGTGGTCTTTATTCCAATTAAGGCGGGATGGACATCGATTTGTTAACACTCATCTGTCCACCATTCAAATTATTTTTACCTACTACGTCTTAATGACAATCGTTTCATTTTTTTTATTAAGTCTACCTTTTTTCCAAAAAGAAGGTGCTGATGTTTCCGCATTTGACATGCTTTTCATGGCGGTAAGTACTGTCAGCGTTACTGGTCTTAGTACCTTTAATATTAACGAAGTCTTCAACCAACGTGGTATCGTCCTACTAGAAATACTCTTTCAAATCGGAGGACTTGGGATTATGATGTTCTCTACCTTTTTCTTTATTCTCTCAAGAAAAAGAATTTCCCTTAAAAGACGGCAACTGATTATGACTGACATGAACTCTCCTAAATTAAGTGGAAGTGTTCGTTTAATCAAAAATACAGTTTACACTTTATTAATTATCCAATTTATTTTTGGTATTATTTTCTCATTACGTTTTTATTTTTCAGGGCATCACCCCACGATTGGAGAAGCTACCTTCCAAGGTTTTTATCAAGCGATCTCCGCTGTAACAAATTCTGGATTTGATGTCACTGGCTCATCAGCAACTCCGTACTCACAGGATTATCTTTTTATTACCATCTTAATTTTATTAATTATGGTAGGTGGAATTGGTTTTCCAGTTATTATGGAAATTAAAGAATGGCTAACATATAAAAGATATCAAACAGGTTTCCCCTTTAGATTTTCACTATTTAGTAAACTAGCTATCAGTATTTATTTAATTCTATTTGTTTTTGGAACGTTAGCCATATACCTTCTTGAGCGAAATCATTTATTCTCTGAGATGCCTGAAATCCAAAAATGGATGAGCTCCATGTTTTACTCTACAACAACTAGAAATGCTGGTTTACAGATGAATGATTTAAATGATTTCCAAACACCGACACTCTTACTTTTTTCTATGCTCATGTTTATTGGATGTAGTCCTAGTTCAGTTGGTGGTGGGGTTCGAACAACAACCATTGCGATTCTCGGCTTATACATGCTTTCATTCATTAAAAGCGAAGATAACGTTACTATTTTTAGCCGCCGAATCGATGATCGAGACATCAAAAAAGCTGTTGTTGTATTTAATCTATCTATCGCCATGTGCTTCTTTGCCGTTCTAATTTTATCCATCACCGAAGAACACTCCATGATTGCGATTATCGTAGAAGTCGCATCAGCTTTCGGTACAACTGGACTTTCACTTGGCATCACCGATGACCTTACCTTGATCGGAAAACTAACGATTGCAGTCCTGATGTTCATCGGACGCATTGGGATGTTATATACCCTAATGGTCTTCGTCCCAAAAGAACGACAAGACCACGGTTATTTATTCCCAACAGAAAAAATAATTATCGGGTAA
- the tyrS gene encoding tyrosine--tRNA ligase has product MTTNIIDELMWRDAINQQTDAEGLRDYVEHNKISLYCGVDPTGDSMHIGHLIPFMMLKRFQLLGHHPYIVIGGATGTIGDPSGRTSERQLQTMEQVQHNVDCLTNQMRKLFFDEDNDQQLSMVNNYDWTKDLSLLDFLRDYGKNFNINTMLAKDIVSSRLETGISFTEFTYQILQSMDYLHLFRHHDVRLQIGGADQWGNITAGLDLIRKQEGAEAKAFGLTIPLMLKSDGTKFGKTAGGAIWLDPEKTSPYEFYQFWLNQDDRDVIKYLKFFTFLTQEEITALEEKVATEPHKREAQKTLASQMTTFVHGEEALNDALTITAALFSGDVKQLTAHQIEDGFKNMPNATIGKDTMNIVDWLVETKVEPSKRQAREDVTNGAISINGEKIKDVTVDITADLSIEDKFIIVRKGKKKYTLINLV; this is encoded by the coding sequence ATGACAACAAATATTATCGATGAGTTAATGTGGCGTGACGCAATTAATCAACAAACAGATGCTGAAGGTTTACGTGACTATGTAGAACACAATAAAATTTCTTTATACTGCGGGGTTGACCCAACTGGAGACAGCATGCATATTGGGCATTTAATTCCTTTTATGATGCTAAAAAGATTCCAATTATTAGGACATCATCCATACATCGTAATCGGTGGGGCAACTGGTACAATTGGCGATCCTAGTGGACGCACGAGTGAGCGTCAACTTCAAACAATGGAGCAAGTTCAACACAACGTGGATTGTTTAACAAATCAAATGAGAAAACTTTTCTTTGATGAAGATAACGATCAACAATTATCAATGGTGAATAACTACGATTGGACAAAAGATTTATCTCTTCTTGATTTCTTAAGAGATTACGGTAAAAACTTTAACATTAATACCATGTTAGCAAAAGATATCGTTTCTAGTCGTTTAGAAACTGGTATTTCATTTACTGAATTTACTTACCAAATTTTACAATCAATGGACTACTTACACTTATTCCGTCACCATGATGTCCGTCTTCAAATCGGTGGAGCTGATCAATGGGGAAATATTACAGCTGGTTTAGATTTAATTAGAAAACAAGAAGGTGCTGAGGCTAAAGCGTTCGGTTTAACGATTCCCTTAATGTTAAAATCTGATGGAACTAAATTCGGTAAAACAGCTGGTGGTGCCATTTGGTTAGATCCAGAGAAAACATCTCCTTACGAATTTTACCAATTTTGGTTAAACCAAGATGACCGTGATGTTATCAAGTACTTAAAATTTTTCACTTTCTTAACGCAAGAAGAAATCACTGCATTGGAAGAAAAAGTAGCTACTGAACCACACAAACGTGAAGCGCAAAAAACATTAGCTAGCCAAATGACAACCTTTGTTCATGGTGAAGAAGCATTAAATGATGCCTTAACGATTACTGCTGCTCTATTCTCTGGCGACGTGAAGCAGTTAACAGCTCATCAAATCGAAGATGGCTTTAAAAACATGCCAAATGCTACGATTGGCAAAGATACAATGAACATTGTTGATTGGTTAGTTGAAACAAAAGTAGAACCTTCTAAACGTCAAGCACGTGAAGATGTCACAAATGGTGCCATTTCAATCAATGGTGAAAAAATCAAGGATGTCACAGTCGATATTACAGCCGACTTATCAATCGAAGATAAATTCATCATTGTAAGAAAAGGAAAGAAAAAATACACACTGATTAATTTAGTATAG
- the hemH gene encoding ferrochelatase, protein MVKQGVLLANIGTPDKPETKEVREYLKHFLGDKRVIDKPRWQWLPILHGIILNTRPKKSAALYKSIWEEEGSPLLIHTKAQTENLQKLLPDVSVKFGMGYSHPTISESLKAFEEEGVEEITIVPLYPQYSTTTTASIHDAVFKHYLKEENIPKLHLIREFTSHPLYIEMLREQIILGIKEYNPELLVFSYHGLPVSYIEKGDPYKEQCAKTTAAIFDGFEIDVPHKVTYQSKFGPEEWLTPALDQTLMNLPSEGVKKVLIITPGFVSDCIETLEEIEGENREYFMENGGEEFNYIHPFNGDPEFAKLLLDVIK, encoded by the coding sequence TTGGTAAAACAAGGCGTTTTATTAGCAAACATCGGAACACCAGATAAACCAGAAACAAAGGAAGTGCGTGAGTATTTAAAACACTTCTTAGGAGACAAACGTGTGATTGATAAACCAAGGTGGCAATGGTTACCTATTTTACACGGAATTATTTTAAATACGCGGCCTAAGAAATCGGCTGCTCTATATAAAAGTATTTGGGAAGAAGAAGGGTCACCTTTATTAATTCATACCAAAGCGCAAACAGAAAATTTACAAAAACTGTTGCCTGATGTATCGGTTAAATTTGGTATGGGATACAGTCACCCGACTATTTCAGAATCACTAAAAGCATTTGAGGAGGAAGGTGTAGAGGAGATTACAATAGTTCCTTTATACCCTCAGTATTCAACAACTACCACAGCTTCAATTCATGATGCAGTATTTAAGCATTATTTGAAAGAAGAAAACATTCCTAAACTTCATTTGATTAGAGAGTTCACAAGTCATCCCTTATATATTGAGATGCTAAGAGAGCAAATTATTTTAGGGATTAAAGAATACAATCCTGAACTTTTAGTTTTTTCTTATCACGGTTTACCTGTTTCTTACATTGAAAAAGGGGACCCTTATAAAGAACAATGTGCCAAAACAACCGCTGCAATTTTTGATGGTTTTGAGATAGACGTTCCTCATAAGGTAACCTATCAATCAAAATTTGGACCAGAAGAGTGGTTAACACCTGCCTTAGATCAAACATTGATGAATTTGCCAAGCGAAGGCGTGAAAAAAGTTCTCATTATTACACCAGGATTTGTTTCAGATTGTATTGAGACTCTAGAGGAGATTGAAGGCGAAAATAGAGAATACTTTATGGAAAATGGGGGAGAAGAGTTTAATTATATCCACCCATTTAACGGAGACCCTGAATTTGCAAAATTGCTTTTAGACGTTATTAAATAA
- a CDS encoding ribonuclease HI family protein has product MIKIYIDAATHQKKQVSAGGMIVLIDKEQLQIKQPLRAKTNNEAEFEILLFALEFALTHNWEKETIFIYSDSRIVVQSLEKKYAKDPIFSSLLKKILILTDRFDLLFIEWQGEQKNKGADNLAKQALQLTLKK; this is encoded by the coding sequence ATGATAAAAATCTATATTGATGCCGCAACTCATCAAAAAAAACAAGTTAGTGCGGGTGGTATGATTGTTCTAATAGATAAAGAACAATTACAAATAAAACAACCACTTAGAGCAAAAACTAATAATGAAGCTGAATTTGAAATACTTTTATTTGCTTTAGAATTTGCACTTACTCATAATTGGGAGAAAGAAACAATATTCATCTATTCAGATAGTCGAATTGTTGTTCAATCCTTAGAAAAAAAATATGCTAAAGACCCTATTTTTTCTAGTCTTCTGAAAAAAATATTGATTTTAACCGACCGATTCGATCTACTGTTCATCGAATGGCAAGGGGAACAAAAAAATAAAGGCGCTGACAACTTAGCTAAGCAAGCGCTGCAACTAACACTAAAAAAATGA
- a CDS encoding EbsA family protein: protein MSTSKIHVFRYQPELSGSIIYWSMTFVLFLLSMIGLLEEQGRINLFSIITFLIFLFFVYLGTRRKMILTNEQLKVSAILKKNRYQIDIDKIKNISVGSHGITIKTEAREYVYVMFPPSKNAFVLNLQKESLFTGTIYGIEKSVDEK, encoded by the coding sequence ATGAGTACGAGTAAAATACATGTTTTTCGATACCAACCTGAACTTTCAGGATCAATAATCTATTGGTCGATGACATTTGTCCTGTTTTTATTGAGCATGATAGGACTACTAGAAGAACAAGGAAGAATCAATTTATTTAGTATTATCACATTTTTAATTTTTCTTTTTTTTGTTTACCTAGGAACTAGAAGAAAAATGATTCTCACCAACGAACAATTGAAAGTATCCGCTATTTTAAAAAAAAATCGTTATCAAATTGATATTGATAAAATAAAAAACATTTCAGTAGGTAGTCACGGTATAACGATTAAAACAGAAGCTAGAGAGTATGTTTATGTGATGTTTCCACCATCTAAAAATGCATTTGTTTTAAATTTACAGAAGGAAAGCTTATTTACGGGGACGATTTACGGAATAGAAAAAAGTGTTGACGAAAAATAA
- a CDS encoding cold shock domain-containing protein — MKFGTVKWFDVRKGYGFLVYDGDEEIFVHFTGIIQEGFKVLFEGQKVEFAIKEGARGLQAAEVLVIE; from the coding sequence ATGAAATTCGGCACAGTGAAATGGTTTGACGTTAGAAAAGGATATGGTTTTCTAGTGTATGACGGAGACGAAGAAATTTTTGTACATTTTACCGGCATCATTCAAGAGGGATTCAAAGTACTTTTTGAAGGTCAAAAAGTAGAGTTTGCGATTAAAGAAGGTGCACGTGGTCTACAAGCAGCAGAAGTACTTGTGATTGAATAA